From Topomyia yanbarensis strain Yona2022 chromosome 1, ASM3024719v1, whole genome shotgun sequence, one genomic window encodes:
- the LOC131677901 gene encoding mpv17-like protein 2 — MNGILSHFRTNPVTKLKYSQMIKVLHQFQVLARKAFSKKYLLYTNVGISISLSGVGDIIEQHYEIYTNTLESWDRQRTHQMSVSGMTVGIFCHNWYNLMDRKFPGRTLRIVLKKVLIDQAIASPIVIFLFFTTLGVLRRSSVSETVQEMKEKFFRLYTAEWVVWPPAQLFNFYVLPTKYRVLYDNTISLGYDVYTSYVINEKSDHRIDNS; from the exons ATGAATGGTATATTGTCGCATTTCAGGACTAATCCAGTTACAAAATTGAAA TATTCGCAAATGATAAAAGTGCTGCATCAGTTTCAAGTCCTAGCTCGAAAAGCTTTCAGCAAAAAGTATCTTCTTTATACTAACGTGGGGATATCCATCAGCTTGTCGGGTGTTGGTGATATAATTGAACAGCATTACGAAATCTACACCAATACTCTCGAATCCTGGGATCGACAACGGACACACCAAATGTCCGTCTCGGGAATGACGGTTGGAATATTCTGCCACAACTGGTACAATTTGATGGATCGTAAGTTTCCCGGTCGAACACTAAGGATAGTGCTTAAGAAAGTTCTAATAGACCAAGCTATTGCTTCACCGATAGTAATTTTTCTATTCTTCACAACTTTGGGAGTTTTACGAAGGTCATCTGTAAGCGAAACAGTACAGGAAATGAAAGAGAAATTTTTCCGTCTTTACACGGCGGAATGGGTTGTTTGGCCTCCAGCGCAGTTGTTCAATTTTTATGTTTTACCTACTAAATATCGTGTTCTCTATGACAATACCATTTCACTTGGGTATGATGTTTACACAAGTTATGTTATAAATGAAAAAAGCGATCATCGGATAGACAATAGCTGA
- the LOC131677900 gene encoding uncharacterized protein LOC131677900 encodes MKKPSALSRCLVTISEISNLGNTDSKFLNRYKNVSEQWIVIGESITPIDCYIEYFLSQMFSNEKSKCVITCKSYTISFTMQLHRIEVSYYFDQSPKQLLALARQYKENGVKMFPKHPLFAHRYFSCAAKCLLSCAPLESLDSAVEGVETIREMQTLLDTLYLNISACLIKQNRYEEVLDVLAPIEQQENPSEKAVYRKALAHFHLKQFQHAITTLCQIDYSNNKDCIALYRRVESTRQEEDVKYNNMVKKMFG; translated from the coding sequence ATGAAAAAACCATCTGCGTTATCACGCTGCCTCGTAACCATAAGTGAAATAAGTAATCTCGGTAATACCGActccaaatttttaaataggtACAAAAATGTCAGTGAACAATGGATCGTTATCGGTGAATCTATAACTCCAATCGATTGCTatatagaatattttttaaGTCAAATGTTTTCTAACGAAAAAAGCAAGTGCGTCATCACATGCAAATCCTACACAATCAGTTTTACAATGCAACTGCATAGAATAGAAGTTAGTTACTACTTTGACCAATCGCCAAAACAGTTACTAGCACTTGCCCGGCAATACAAAGAGAATGGTGTCAAAATGTTCCCAAAGCATCCCCTCTTCGCACATAGATATTTCAGTTGTGCAGCCAAATGCTTACTCTCATGTGCACCGCTAGAGTCTCTCGATTCAGCCGTCGAGGGCGTTGAAACAATTCGAGAAATGCAAACGCTACTGGATACGTTGTATCTTAACATttcagcttgtctgattaaaCAAAATCGATATGAAGAGGTCCTGGATGTACTGGCGCCCATCGAGCAACAAGAAAATCCTTCGGAGAAAGCTGTCTACCGTAAAGCATTAGCACATTTTCACCTTAAACAATTTCAACATGCCATAACGACATTATGTCAGATCGACTACTCAAATAACAAGGATTGTATTGCTTTATATCGGAGGGTGGAGAGTACTAGGCAAGAAGAAGATGTTAAATATAACAACATGGTAAAAAAGATGTTTggatga
- the LOC131677899 gene encoding uncharacterized protein LOC131677899: MGLLKTVAIIFTIGSITYAVRFYCIGRLYRSKKKFENRELIVVTGCTSGIGLAVVQSLAARQCHLVLGCRNLDNGNKVRQQLVEKLGNNLQVDIFHLDLSCLSSVAGFASKVNDLQHPIYALVNNAGIFYAPPALTVDKYEQTFQVNYLSHFLITILLLPKLKKCTTGSRIINLVSKAHQAVRYFPDLTFHKDFEDTPSNRYGAYQYSKFCLVLFAYKLSSILSGSSVSVHCVDPGNVETDIYRHFPQLSNRLLFFLQKPIRILVVKTPREGAQAVLYAILEEKTPQFYINQPYPFQYESFETNPRIYNPILSDTLWTLSRKLCGIYLSEIR; this comes from the exons ATGGGTCTGCTCAAAACAGTTGCAATCATATTCACTATTGGCTCAATAACCTATGCTGTTCG GTTTTATTGTATCGGAAGGTTATATCGTAGCaagaaaaaattcgaaaatcggGAACTAATAGTTGTTACCGGTTGCACATCGGGAATTGGTCTTGCAGTTGTGCAGAGCTTAGCAGCCAGGCAATGCCATTTGGTGCTCGGCTGCCGTAATCTAGATAACGGCAACAAAGTTCGACAACAGTTAGTTGAGAAACTTGGCAACAATTTACAAGTAGATATATTTCATCTTGATCTAAGTTGCTTGAGTAGCGTTGCTGGATTCGCAAGTAAAGTAAATGATTTGCAGCATCCTATCTATGCCCTGGTGAACAATGCTGGAATTTTTTACGCACCACCTGCTCTCACTGTAGATAAATATGAACAAACCTTTCAAGTGAATTATCTGAGTCACTTTCTTATTACCATTTTACTATTaccaaaacttaaaaaatgtACTACCGGAAGCAGAATAATTAACCTGGTTTCTAAAGCACATCAAGCTGTAAGATATTTTCCGGATTTGACATTTCATAAAGATTTCGAAGATACACCAAGTAACCGTTATGGTGCCTATCAGTACAGCAAATTTTGCTTAGTACTTTTTGCATACAAGCTCTCTTCCATCCTGAGTGGATCTTCAGTGTCGGTTCACTGTGTTGACCCGGGAAACGTCGAAACAGATATCTACAGACATTTTCCTCAGCTATCGAACAGACTGCTGTTTTTCCTTCAAAAACCTATACGCATTTTAGTAGTAAAAACGCCCAGAGAAGGAGCACAGGCAGTATTGTATGCTATTTTGGAAGAAAAAACACCGCAGTTTTATATAAACCAGCCTTACCCCTTTCAGTACGAAAGCTTTGAAACCAACCCTAGGATATACAATCCTATACTAAGCGATACATTATGGACATTAAGTCGGAAACTGTGTGGAATTTATCTGAGCGAAATTCGTTAG